One window of Aerococcus tenax genomic DNA carries:
- a CDS encoding ABC transporter permease translates to MFLAYKEIMHSKARYLLIMGLLFLIAYLVFFLTGLSYGLAQDNRLAVDAWSADQIVLASDSNHVLGKSNFEADLANEITADQKALFSEMPGVVKLDEEGEKINVAFFGIQGDEFLKPDLVAGKMFDAPGQGVVDISMKDQYGLEIGDSLQVANIDHPIKVVGFTKNQRFSVAPVVFTSLEDLKEIRYSGLGQLPEKDFINAVVIRGQAHHVPEDLEAISIEDFIQDIPGYRAQVVTFNFMIGFLIVIAAVVVGIFIYVLTMQKAPIFGVMKAQGIATSYIAKSVLGQSFLLASLGVAFALLATLASAYLLPAAVPFALTWEYFLLVGILIIIAAVMAALFSVRAIAKVDPLEAMA, encoded by the coding sequence ATGTTTTTAGCTTATAAAGAAATTATGCATAGCAAGGCCCGTTACTTATTAATTATGGGACTCCTGTTTTTAATTGCTTACTTGGTTTTCTTTTTAACCGGATTGTCATATGGGCTGGCCCAAGATAACCGTCTAGCCGTGGATGCCTGGTCAGCTGATCAAATTGTATTGGCAAGCGACAGTAACCATGTCTTGGGAAAATCAAATTTTGAAGCAGATTTAGCCAATGAAATTACTGCCGACCAAAAGGCACTCTTTTCGGAAATGCCGGGAGTGGTCAAATTGGATGAGGAGGGTGAGAAGATCAATGTTGCCTTCTTTGGGATCCAAGGGGATGAATTCCTCAAACCGGACCTGGTTGCTGGAAAGATGTTTGATGCCCCCGGACAAGGGGTTGTTGATATAAGTATGAAAGACCAATACGGTCTGGAAATAGGCGATAGTCTGCAAGTGGCCAATATTGATCACCCCATTAAAGTGGTCGGCTTTACTAAAAACCAACGCTTTTCCGTTGCTCCGGTGGTCTTTACCAGCTTGGAAGACCTTAAAGAAATTCGCTACAGTGGTCTAGGACAACTACCGGAGAAAGATTTTATTAATGCCGTGGTAATCCGTGGCCAAGCCCACCATGTTCCTGAGGACTTGGAGGCCATAAGTATTGAAGACTTTATCCAAGATATTCCCGGTTACCGGGCTCAGGTGGTGACTTTTAACTTTATGATTGGCTTTCTGATTGTGATTGCAGCTGTGGTGGTTGGCATATTTATCTATGTCTTAACCATGCAAAAGGCGCCGATTTTTGGCGTTATGAAGGCCCAAGGCATTGCCACCAGCTATATTGCTAAGTCGGTTCTTGGTCAAAGTTTTCTTTTAGCTAGTCTTGGGGTGGCTTTCGCCTTGCTGGCAACTTTGGCTTCTGCTTATTTACTGCCAGCAGCGGTGCCCTTTGCTTTAACTTGGGAGTATTTCCTCCTAGTGGGCATTTTAATCATCATTGCAGCGGTTATGGCGGCTTTATTCTCGGTCAGAGCCATTGCCAAGGTTGATCCCCTCGAAGCCATGGCCTAA
- a CDS encoding C1 family peptidase, translating into MINQELIQQFHEKYHSDPKNNASEHAIREVGINKASVNYQVRQEHDFKFSEETKRGKITNQKQSGRCWMFAALNTARVSTMEKLNLETFEFSQSYTLFWDKLEKANFFLTSIIDTVDEAQDSRLVWHLLQTPCEDGGQWEMFADILKKYGSVPKEVMPETFHSSNTHLLDEVLETKLREFAARLRQMHEAGKSKADLEAKRNEQLYFIYNVLVKALGEVPSQFTYQYRDKDDQFHRIEDITPQEFFQKYTNLEVNDMVSLLNAPTADKPYHKTYTVDYLGSIVEGEPIKYLNVPIEALKDAAIKAIKDGYPVWFGSDVGKMSERELGLMDTKMYRYQDTLGENYTLNKAERLDYSVSLLTHAMVLVGVNLDKEGKPTHWKVENSWGKKVGDEGIFSMSDEWFDEYTFQITVPSRYVDEKLLEEYQQEPVHLKPWDPMGSLAKVY; encoded by the coding sequence ATGATTAATCAAGAATTAATTCAACAATTCCATGAAAAATATCATTCTGACCCTAAAAATAATGCCAGCGAACACGCTATCCGTGAAGTTGGCATTAACAAGGCCAGTGTCAATTATCAAGTTCGCCAAGAACATGACTTTAAATTCTCCGAAGAAACCAAACGTGGCAAGATCACTAACCAAAAACAAAGTGGTCGTTGCTGGATGTTCGCAGCCCTAAATACTGCCCGGGTTTCCACCATGGAAAAATTAAACCTAGAAACTTTTGAATTCTCCCAATCTTATACCTTATTCTGGGATAAGTTAGAGAAGGCTAATTTCTTCTTAACCAGTATTATTGATACCGTTGATGAAGCTCAAGACTCTCGCTTAGTTTGGCATTTACTCCAAACGCCATGTGAAGATGGGGGCCAATGGGAGATGTTTGCGGATATCTTGAAGAAATATGGTTCTGTACCAAAAGAAGTTATGCCTGAAACCTTCCATTCCTCTAACACCCATCTCTTGGATGAAGTCTTAGAAACCAAGCTACGTGAATTTGCGGCTCGTTTACGTCAGATGCATGAAGCTGGCAAATCAAAGGCAGACTTAGAAGCAAAACGTAATGAACAACTTTACTTTATTTATAATGTTTTAGTAAAGGCCTTAGGGGAAGTGCCAAGTCAATTTACCTACCAATACCGTGACAAGGATGACCAATTCCACCGGATTGAAGACATTACCCCACAAGAATTCTTCCAAAAATATACCAATCTCGAAGTGAACGATATGGTCAGCCTCTTAAATGCACCAACTGCTGATAAACCTTACCACAAGACTTATACAGTGGATTATTTAGGATCAATCGTTGAAGGTGAACCGATTAAGTATCTCAACGTCCCAATTGAAGCCCTTAAAGATGCAGCTATCAAAGCCATTAAAGACGGCTATCCAGTTTGGTTTGGTTCAGATGTGGGTAAGATGAGTGAACGTGAACTTGGTTTAATGGATACCAAGATGTACCGTTACCAAGATACCTTGGGTGAAAACTATACCTTAAACAAAGCCGAACGTCTTGACTATAGTGTTAGTCTCCTAACCCATGCTATGGTTTTAGTAGGGGTTAACTTGGACAAGGAAGGCAAGCCTACCCATTGGAAAGTTGAAAATTCCTGGGGTAAAAAGGTAGGAGATGAAGGGATCTTCTCCATGTCCGATGAATGGTTCGATGAATATACCTTCCAAATCACCGTACCTAGTCGCTATGTTGATGAAAAATTATTAGAAGAATATCAGCAAGAACCTGTTCATTTAAAACCTTGGGATCCAATGGGCTCTTTGGCTAAAGTTTATTAA
- a CDS encoding YebC/PmpR family DNA-binding transcriptional regulator has product MSGHNKWSKIKNTKGAEDAKRAKIFQKLSREIYMAVKQGGPDADANPSLRMVMDKAKAANMPKTNIERAIDKGSNTAGGEDYDEVTYEGYGPNGIAVFVETLTDNTNRTLTNVRTIFNRNGGSLGESGSVAYMFDRKGYLAIEREDLDVDEETMFMDAIDAGAEDLQTSDEVFEIYTEANDFGAVRDALEEKGYKLATSELTMVPKTMIDLPEDKKATFETLIEKLEDDDDVQNVYYNTELDA; this is encoded by the coding sequence GTGTCGGGACATAATAAGTGGAGCAAAATTAAAAATACTAAGGGCGCTGAAGACGCAAAACGCGCTAAGATCTTCCAAAAATTATCGCGTGAAATTTATATGGCGGTAAAACAAGGTGGACCAGATGCGGATGCTAACCCATCACTTCGTATGGTTATGGACAAAGCTAAAGCAGCAAACATGCCTAAGACCAACATTGAACGGGCCATTGATAAAGGTAGCAATACCGCTGGCGGCGAAGACTACGATGAAGTCACCTATGAAGGCTACGGCCCTAATGGGATTGCTGTTTTTGTGGAAACCTTAACCGACAATACCAACCGTACCTTAACCAACGTGCGGACCATCTTTAACCGTAACGGCGGTAGCCTAGGTGAAAGTGGCTCAGTGGCTTATATGTTTGACCGCAAAGGCTATCTCGCTATTGAACGTGAAGACTTAGACGTTGATGAAGAAACCATGTTCATGGATGCTATTGACGCAGGTGCCGAAGACTTACAAACTTCCGACGAAGTCTTTGAAATTTATACCGAAGCCAATGACTTTGGAGCCGTTCGTGACGCCTTAGAAGAAAAAGGCTATAAACTCGCCACTTCTGAATTAACCATGGTACCAAAAACCATGATTGACCTCCCAGAAGACAAGAAAGCCACCTTTGAAACCCTCATTGAAAAATTAGAAGACGACGATGACGTCCAAAACGTCTATTACAACACCGAATTAGACGCGTAA
- a CDS encoding ABC transporter ATP-binding protein codes for MKAIELINVSKSFQDGDQMIEALKPTNFSVSDGEFVAIVGPSGSGKSTFLTLSGGLQSPSQGEIRIKGQAFSSLKEKDRAKRRFQEIGFILQASNLISYLTVQDQLRLVDKIQGHSQAAYAQNLFQELGVDHLLNKYPADLSGGERQRVAIARALYPDPTIILADEPTASLDSQRAFEVVNILARESKEKNKAIIMVTHDTRLINQCDRVFEMRDGVLEESH; via the coding sequence ATGAAAGCAATCGAATTAATAAATGTCTCTAAATCCTTTCAAGACGGCGATCAAATGATAGAGGCCTTAAAGCCGACTAATTTTTCCGTGAGTGATGGAGAATTTGTCGCCATAGTTGGTCCCTCAGGTTCAGGGAAGTCGACCTTCCTAACCCTGAGTGGCGGTTTACAAAGTCCAAGTCAGGGTGAGATTAGGATCAAGGGCCAAGCCTTTTCCAGTTTAAAGGAAAAAGACAGAGCTAAGCGCCGTTTCCAAGAAATTGGCTTTATCTTACAAGCTTCTAACTTAATTTCCTATTTAACGGTTCAAGATCAATTACGCTTAGTCGATAAAATCCAAGGCCACAGTCAAGCAGCCTATGCCCAAAATCTATTCCAGGAATTGGGAGTGGACCACTTATTAAATAAGTATCCAGCTGACTTGTCAGGCGGGGAGCGACAAAGGGTAGCTATTGCCCGGGCCCTCTATCCTGACCCTACTATCATCCTGGCTGATGAACCGACTGCTTCTTTAGATAGTCAAAGGGCTTTTGAAGTGGTTAATATATTGGCTAGAGAGAGTAAGGAGAAGAATAAGGCCATCATTATGGTTACCCATGATACCCGCTTAATCAATCAGTGTGACCGGGTTTTTGAAATGCGTGATGGTGTCCTCGAGGAAAGTCATTAA